A segment of the Ipomoea triloba cultivar NCNSP0323 chromosome 1, ASM357664v1 genome:
CATTTGCTTATCCTGAATATATTGTCATTGCTTCCCTGCGTCCTCAGTTTAGATACTTGGGAGATGTAGCTATTCCTCATGCTACTGGGGCTGTGTGGCAACGAAGGCAGTTATTTGTTGCAACTCCAACTACAATTGAGTGCATTTTTGTGGATGCTGGTGTTGCATCGGTTGACATAGAAACAAAACGCAGAAAAGAGGAGATGCGACTAAAGGAAGCACAGGCAAGAGCTGTTGCAGAACATGGGGAGTTAGCATTGATAACAATAGACAGTCAGCAAAATGCTCCTCAAGAGAGGATAAAGTTGAGACCGCCTATGCTACAAGTTGTTCGATTAGCTTCTTTTCAGCATGAACACTACATGCCTCCATTCTTGACCTTGCCTAAACTATCTAAGGCTGAGACTGATGAAACATGGATGCCTAAAGAGATGGAAGAGAGGAGAGTTAGTGAGGTTGCTATTGGTGGTGGTGGGATTGCAGTGGCTGTCACTCGTTTCCCAGCAGAGCAAAGAAGACCAGTTGGACCTCTTCTTATAGTGGGTGTTAGGGATGGTGTACTATGGCTAGTAGATAGATATATGTGTGCTCATGCAATATCCCTAAGCCATCCTGGCATTCGTTGTCGCTGTCTTGCAGCTTATGGAGATGCTGTAAGTGCTGTAAAGTGGGCAAGTCGACTTGGTAGGGAGCATCATGATGACTTGGCACAATTTATGCTTGGGATGGGTTATGCAATGGAGGCACTTCACTTGCCTGGAATATCTAAACGGTTAGAGTTTGATCTGGCCATGCAGGGTAATGATTTGAGAAGAGCACTGCAGTGTCTTTTAACAATGAGCAACAGCAGGGATATAGGTCATGAGGCTCTTAGTTTGGATCTGAATGATATAATGAACCTGGcagaaaagaaggaaaatgttGTGGAAGCCGTTCAAGGAGTAGTTAAATTTGCTAAGGAGTTTATGAATCTTATTGATGCTGCAGATGCTACAGGGCAAGTTGACGTTGCTCGTGAAGCTCTTAAAAGATTAGCAGCTGCAGGTTCAGTGAAGGGAGCTTTGCAAGGTCAGGAGTTAAACGGAGTTGCCTTGAGGCTTGCAAATCATGGGGAGTTGGCACGACTCAGTGTATGCAacatattttctttttgatttcaTTTCATAATgcacttttgttttgtttatggGATACAAgttataaatgaaattaatttaaatatgttaGATGATATGCAAGACcatgtatgattttttttctcctgTTAATGGTAGATTAACATTTGCAGAATATGGTGAATAACTTAATACCAGTTGGATCTGGGAGAGAAGCAGCATTTGCAGCTGCACTTTTGGGAGACAATTTACTCATGGAGAAAGCATGGCAGGAAACAGGGATGCTTGCTGAGGCTGTGCTTCATGCCCATGTATAGTAATCTTACTATAGTGTTTCTATTAGCTTATCCTCAGAATGTAGTGCGTACTAATCGCCCAGATTCATTAGATAGTGCTTGAATGTGATTGGTCTCATTGTCCCTCAGGCTCATGGGCGACCTTCATTGAGAACATTGGTTCAAGCATGGAATAAAACACTGCAGAAGGAAATGGAGCATACTGCATCAACTAAAACTGATGCCACATCTGCATTTCTTGCCTCTCTTGAGGAACCAAAGCTCACAAGTTTGATAGATGCAGCAAAAAAACACCCAATCGAAATTTTACCTCCAGGAATGGCGTCTCTCTATGGCCCAAATCCTGGTCAAACAAAGGCTCCTCCTGGCAAGCAGGGCATGTTACAACAACTAGGCAAGCAAATTATAGAAGGATCTAAAACTTCACAACCAAATGCAACATCTTCTGCAGAAAATGGGACTGCAACAGTATCAGAATCAGGTATTCCATCTAAGTCAGAAGTGGCACCTTCTGTTACACCAGAACCAGATACTCCAGCTGTGTCAGCATCAACTGCTCCACCTGCAGAACCTGATGCTGCACAAGCACAACCTAGTGCTCCGCAACCATCAGACTTGGGGGCTGAAGTTTCCCCTGAACCAAGCACACCAGATTTGGCACAACCAAAGAATAAAACTTCAGATAATCAAGTCACAGTCTCATCATTGGTGGGTGCTTCAGATCCAACTTTAACTGGAGAAGGCATCCCATCAACATCCAAGGATATCTCATCTGCAGCTGAGAATGAACACCAGTTGCCAGATAACATGGGAAATGCAGTTCCAAATGAGCTTCCAATGATTGAATTTTCTTAACAGGCTTCAGTGACTGGTTTGCCTTTATCTGCAAGATTGTCTATGGGCATTGAGGTAAGAAGTTGATGCAGTTTTGTGTCTGTATATTTGGTGTCATTGCAGCATGTATCATTCTTCCTTATCATATGCTTCAGATGTAGTTGCAGTTGGGTTTGCATTCTTTTATCCCCGAACCCCTATCTGTCACCTCTTTCCCCTACCTTTTGACCTTTTAACAAGTTCTCTTTGACATCTGCTTTCAAGAAAGAACTGACTTTACATGTTGGCCTTACCTGTATGTGATGCATCAGGCATCTCCTTGTtctcttaatatattattatttttattatgaggACAAATAGACAGTCATGAGGTTTAGAGCCTTCTGAAAATGGTTGCACAATCTCTGCCCTGGAAATTTGTTGGTTTGTTAATTCCAATCGTATGCCACTAGGCTTTAGTTgaaatgattattaatttataGTACTTGATACACGACAATTAAATGAATTTGCTCTTAACAGCAGTGGAGTAGTGATGGCAATGGTTTTAAATCCAACCCATGCCTACCAGTTAGATTAGAAACTGACGTGGGCCTTATAATTGTTCAGTTGCTACTGTCCTTTGTCCTAATTATTTGCATCTAAACAGGGATGTTCACTGAGAATTGAATGAGAGAAGTATTATATGCGTGAATGTTTGAAGGAGTGAACTTGATATGTGGTTAGTCATTATGATTGACTGACTTGTGTAAATCTTGTGTAAATGGAAGTGTTTCGGTAGACACATTTGCTCATGATAGCGGGTCACTCTGGATTTTGGACTGAATAATCTGTTTAATTTGTAAACTATGCAGATGCAACATGGAGGCAAAAGCAAAGAAAAGAGTCAACCAAAGTGCCAGAATTTGAACTCTCTGCCTTTGATTGCCAGAAAACAAGGCTGAATCCCAACCACCATCAGGTACTAGTGATTCTCAAGGTACTCCTTGCCTAAACTCTTGAGAATTGGTTTTTAGGCAAGAATGGTTTGATTTCTTCAGCTAACTTAGTGATGCTGAGTTCTCAAGGTGCCATTAAGAATTGGCACGTATCAGATAATAAAATCATGCAAGTTTTGATCTGCTAATAATGGGTGGACATTGTTTTAACTTCCTTTCATTTCACTCAACTCTTATTAAGTGCCTGCCAATTTGCCCTTGTGGACACCTGACAGTTTGTTATCAAGCTTCGGGTCTCAAAATATGCAGCAGTATGAATGATCCATCTCTCATTTCAACTTCACCAATTGAGCATGTAAAACGCATTTATTCTTCCGGCAAATAGTTATACCTCAAAATGACGATGTAttctttgggcgggaaaatgcaAGTGCAAGAAGTTGTTGCTTTATTATAGAGGGAGATTCGtatatttgtattgttttttatgTTCATTCTCTAGATATTGTGTTGTTGAGATGTTGATATTTATAAATTGGTGAAGGTAAGAAACACAAGTCATACTTGTGTTTCTCTTTCATTGATATTTGCAAGAAATGCAAGTCGCACTTGCATTACTTGTATAGGGGAAATGAGAGAAATGTAAGTGCATGGCATTCTGTTGACAAAATTGTGAATGAATCtaataattgacaaaaatgtaaaaaactTAGTTCCCAAATGCGTTCCTTGTCAGAATTGGTCAAACACAAAACACAAGTGGGACttgtatttttcaaaaaacacaagcgttaaattttttaaattttaattttttttttgggtctccGGCCAACCAAATATGGTCGCCGGCTTCTCCGACGAAGGAGAAGCCAGCGATGGTTGCTGGCTTCTCCAGCGAAGGAGAAACAGCGACCAAATTGGTCAATGGCTCCTCCCCTGTTTGGTCGCTGCTTCTCCTTCACTGGAGAAGCCAGCAACCATCGCTGGCTTCTCCTTCGTCGGAGAAGCCGGCGACCAAATGTGGTCGTCGgagactaaaaaaaaataaaaattaagaaaatttaacgcaagtgggacttgcgtCTTTCGAAAAATACAAGTCTTACTTGCGTTTTGTGTTTGACCAGTTCTGACAAGGAACGCATTTGGGAATTgaattttttcacatttttgtcaattattaGATTCGTTCACAATTTTGTCAATAGAATGCCATGCACTTACATTTTTGTCATTTCCCCTACTTGTATATGCGCAGCTCCCATGGGAGCCGGTTTCCAGTAAATTCTTGTTTTAATAGTCAAACGCAAGTGCAAGTTGCACTTGTGTTTTTGTACAAGAGTACATACGATTTCTAGTATTTGTATTGACAAATGCAAGTACGTCTTGCTTTTGTcatattttaggaaaaaaaaaattaaaaagtatcaAACCCATTTAGAACTTGTATTTTTACAAAAAACTCAAGTCAAATAACTTTTTTCCTACGATTAttcaagttttaaaataatcCACCCCATTTTTGTCACATTTCAGTACTCTAATGCAAACCAAGCCTCTGAtccaattattattgtgtgaattacagtctaaaaataaataaagtatattattttaactcataaaatatgttattataatttataaaatatattattttacttttttaccctcaaaataatattattatgcaGGGAAcaagaattttcttttttaaattacgCCGCTTTAAACCGTAGtagtctacacaataatttgcccctccGAGCTAGTTGGGCTAGGCACATACCGTAGtagtctacacaataatttgcccctccGAGCTAGTTGGGCTAGACACATACCATAGtagtctacacaataatttgcccctccGAGCTAGTTGGGCTAGGCACATACCGTAGtagtctacacaataatttgcccctccGACCTAGTTGGGCTAGGCACATAGGGCAATAACATTACCATGTAGctgtttaaagaaaaaaaaaacaaaaaaaaaaacaattgccCGGCAGCTTAaattaaagagtttattaccgaaatggtccctcgactattgcaaaattactaatttgatcatcgacaatttttcgaGCCTAATTAAGttcatcgactttgaaaattttaactagtTTGGTCCTCTGTTTCTTTTGCCATTAAATAttcgttaaatcgggaccaaattgataattttgctataattaagtgaccatttcagtgaaaaattaattatcaatttggtcccttaactatagcaaaattactaatttggtctcGACTGAAcagatgtttaacggcaaaataaacggaggactaaattgattaaatttttcaaagtcaagtGACTTAATTAGACACGAAAAATTATTGagaaccaaattgataatttcgcaatagtcgagagaccaatttcggtaataaattctaaattaaatgtTAGGAGTAAATAAAATTGATCTTCGGTTAGGTTTCTAGATCATTCGCTTCGCTTCACTTTGCTACGAATCCAAACTCCAAAGCAACAACACAGTGGATGGGATGGCGATGGAGCTCATCTTTTCCCGCCCGTCCGCTATGGTCTCAGCAGCACTTGCACGGAAGTTCGTTTTCATCAACACCGCTTCTTTCTCTATCATCACACGCGTACTTTCTCCTTCTCTCTACCATTTTCGCCCTGCAATTCCTAAACCACCCTATTTTGCGCCATTAGTGCCGCAGCGAAGCTTTTCGAGGAACGGAAGCAGGTTTTGCACCAACGCCGGCGAGCGAAAACGCAACACCTTGGTGAATTTCTCGTTATCCGACTCGGAAGACGATGATTCAGACTCGTCGGAAGAGATAAATAAAAAAGCTCCGGCGAAGGCGGCGGATAAATCAAAACCACCTCCGCCGCCGTACGATCCGTTTAGCAAGAAGGCGGTTATAGAGGAACCGGACGACCCGAAGAACCTGCAAGATGTGTTCCACAAGATGCGCGCGGACGGGATGATTAATAATGCCGTCAAGATGTTCGACGGATTGTCCAAGGACGGGCTGACCCACGAGGCGCTGGAACTCTTCTCGGTGATCAAAGACAAGTCGGAGATGCCGGACGTGGTGGCCCACACGGCGGTAATTGAGGCCTACTGCGACGCAGGCCAGCCCAAGGAGGCTCACAAAGTGTATCAGCGGATGCTGGCGTCCGGGGTGCTCCCCAATGCCTACACTTACAGCGTGCTCATCAAGTCCCTGGCGACCAGCGGTGAGCCGAAGCTGGTAAAGGAAGCCAAGAAGTATGTGATGGAGATGGTGGAGAAGAGGGGAATGAAGCCCAACGCGGCCACGCTTGTCCGGAGCTTCGAGGGATTGGTGGAGGTAGGAATGGAGGAAGAGGGTAGAGAATTGGTGGAGATGGTGAAGAAGAAAGGGGTTGTGCCTGAAGAGGGTAAAGTGAGAGAAGTGTTGAAGAACAAGAGAGGGCCTGTTTATAGGACATTGATGAGCATCCTCTATGGAAAATGATATGTAAGTTAAGCCTTTTTAGTTTTGAGTAATCTCTATATAATCCATCCTATTTTATACAAACTGATCGAGTCTATACTTTTGTGTTAACCAAATTCTCCTAGCCGAATTGTGTAAATTATAGCATGGATCAGAGTCTACATTGCATTGTAGATTTTgatctaaaaataacttttagattTTGTATCTTTAGTTTACAAATTTTGGCATGCAGTTGACAGTTTGTGTAtcagttatcatattatgtgtcagcaattatcaagttatttatttacatgtacagaaataACTAACTGTAAGTATAAAATGTATTAATCGAAGGTATATTTTTGTACAAGGGTTTACAATGCAATGTGAATCTTAATAACAATTGGCTAAATTGTAAGCACTTGTAAAAGGTGGGACAGACTTCCATATccaaagacaagaatagaatcTTGACATTCGGTTAAGGGATTTGGACTTTTGTGCGACTAAAGTTTCACCTCTAGAAATTGATGGGCTAGTGGCTTAGAGTAGGGATGCAAACGAGTAGAACGTTGGCTCGAGTTCATCTTACATCGTTTACAGCCTTTAAAATTCTGGAATGTTCCCTACCACTATTTCAAGAGCAGTTCATTTTTCTCCAGTGaaacaaatttgaattttcatgAGCAAAATGAAACATCTCAAGCATTTGGCATCATCTCATGTTCTTGGTATAATAAGGATAAGATAAGACACAACCCTTCAATTAGACTAGTAGAATTGAAAAAACACATCCAATTAGAACTGAAACTAAATGTGGGAATTTACATGATAAAGAGGGCAGTCAAAGCTGTATTGAAGAAAATTGATGCTGGTTTTCAAGACTAATTTCGTAGAATAAGGGATTATGATGTTGAACGTATCAACTCTAATCCCGGTACCACTGCTGTTGTAAAAACTAATAGAACAACACTCGAATGTCCTTGTGTTAAGAGACTTTACGTTTGTTTTTGAGCTGTAAAGAATAGATTTTAGAAGGATGTAGAAAAGTAATTGGGTTGGATGGATGTTTTTTTAAGGAAATGTTGAAAGGAGAAATATTAAGTGCAATTCATAGAGATGCTAACTCTAATCCCGGTACCACTGCTATTGTAAAAACCAATAGAATAATACCTGAATGTCCTTGTAATTTTCAGAGATTGTAATCTTTGTGGTTTTGTTGGAAGATTGTTGTTAGAGATATAAGGGTTAGTTGAGATATCTACTCTTAGTCCTAGGTTTTAGTGTTAGTAACCTGTGGTTAGGGTTAGTTCTACACTAGTATATATAGCTCTAATCTCCTGTACATTTACACACAgaacatatatacaaatacttAGTTTTgctattctattgtttaacactttaacatggtatcaaagcGAGATTGAGTGACTGGGTAGTGGGCTTTGGTCGGAGTGAGGAGGCGACGCTGCCGGAGGAAGTGGAGCAGCCACCGGAGGTCTGGCGCCACGCCATGCGCCGCCGCCGCAGTTCAGGGTCTCCGACACCACGCGTCGGCGCGTGTGCACTGTTCCGGCGGCTGCTCCGGTCGAGGGTTGATCTGGTACACTCGTCTCTAAAAGACCGGTAGATTTGGAGTGGTGGTATCTCAACCGTCAAGTCTCACTCTCCCCTCTTCTCTCGCCGGCTTTCCCAAGTTCGCAGTAGCATAGCGCCAAAGCTCCAACAGCAGCAGTGGATGGTTGCTGGCCCTTCGTCTTTTTGTGTGGAGCTTTTGTTGTCGTTGAAAGTGTTGATAGTGCAATTTCCAACGCCTGTATGGCCTGAAGGAACCGCAGCAGTGGCAAGCAGTGGTGGCGGGTGAAGCTTTCCGGCAGTGGTTGGTGGTGGACTGGTGGCTGCCAGTGGTTGTGGTTGGTGGGGGTGTTGTTGATGTTAAAGTGTTGAAGATGGGAATATATGGGCTATAGGTTATTAGGTTTATGGTGTGGCTGCTGAGGTGGAAGTTGGAAGCTAATAAATAATTAGGCAGTAGgttatttattttgagttagTTTGGTTTATCGTGTCAATAAGTCttgaaagtttattattatatttttctaacttgTTTAAGTTAATTTAACATGCggttagtattatatttggaGTGGTGCCAAGGTGTGAGAGTTGGAGGCAGTCCTTGTACAGGGGTGTTGCAGTGATGGGCAGCACAGGTGCCAGGGGTGGTGTGGACCTGGCATATGTCGCGGCTATTATGGAAGGCTGCCAGGGGTGGTGTGGACCTGGCATATGTCGCGGCTATTATGGAAGGCTGGCGGCTGAAGAATGGTTCAGGAGGAACCAGTTTGTGTGTACGCAACAAGAAAACGGGAAAACACTGGTGGTAGGCAGCAGTTATAAGGGTTTGTGGAGTGAGAGGCTGGTGCATTGCGGTGTTAAGCAACGGTGATAAGGGTGTGGGGTGTGAGAGGCAGGTGCGCTGCGGTTGTggtgtttggtttggtttgtaGCTTTGTGGAAGCTTTGTTAGTGCAGACAAGGTGCATTGTGGACTGACTTGTCACATCATGGTTCGAAGGTTCAAGACTTATAGTTCTAGATTTGGAGTCTTATGGTTCATGTGACACatatgtaacaagttgggcatgttgaaatctatgctccaacttgagggggggTGTTAGTGATATAAGGGTTAGTTGAGATATCTACTCTTAGCCCTAGGTTTTAGTGGTAGTAACATGTGGTTAGGGTTAGTTCTACACTAGTATATATAGCTCTACTCTCCTGTACATTTACACACAGAACATATATACGAATACTTAGTTTTGCTATTCAACAATTGTAAACATAATTTTTGGTTTAATCTGCTATAAGGTCTTGTTGGTAGATTGTAATCTTTTTGGTCTTGTTGGTAGATTGTAAACATAGTTTTTGGTTGAATATGCTATATAATGTCTTTTTGGCATATTGTAATCTTTTTGCTGTATGAACTTATACATTGAATCTACTGTGTTTATCAATGTATATAGTCTTTATCCAACATCTTTTTGTCTGTATTTGCAGTCTATATCCAGTGTTTATCAATGTATTCAGTCTGTATCACGTTGTATTTTGTGCTTAATTTTATACCATGAAATCATGGAAGGTAGTAGTAATACTAATAGTTAAATTACACtttaaattgaaatttcaaacaCTTTATATGACACTTCttgacaacaacaaaaaatacaaacttCATTCAAAATCCATTCATATGGCAACAAAAATAACCTAAAGCAATATATTCTTAAACTACAGCAAAGTCATGAGAGAATCATATGATTTTGCTCTTTGTTGCAAGCTTACAAACATAGCAATTCCTACAACAATTATACaaccaattatttttttttctgtcttttttttttctttcaacttGAGCTTGAAAACCCTTCTCAACATCACTTTGCAATTGTCGAATTTCTTCCATAATTCTGTCTTTATCTTTTTTCAACTCTATTCCAATATTCTTATTCGAATCACATTCAACCTCATCCTCTTTCTATAACAAATTTTTCAAGATAAAAAATCCACATCCACCTTCCTGGACAAATACaacattaaacaaaaaattgatA
Coding sequences within it:
- the LOC116017501 gene encoding pentatricopeptide repeat-containing protein At4g38150-like, which produces MAMELIFSRPSAMVSAALARKFVFINTASFSIITRVLSPSLYHFRPAIPKPPYFAPLVPQRSFSRNGSRFCTNAGERKRNTLVNFSLSDSEDDDSDSSEEINKKAPAKAADKSKPPPPPYDPFSKKAVIEEPDDPKNLQDVFHKMRADGMINNAVKMFDGLSKDGLTHEALELFSVIKDKSEMPDVVAHTAVIEAYCDAGQPKEAHKVYQRMLASGVLPNAYTYSVLIKSLATSGEPKLVKEAKKYVMEMVEKRGMKPNAATLVRSFEGLVEVGMEEEGRELVEMVKKKGVVPEEGKVREVLKNKRGPVYRTLMSILYGK